A window of the Bradyrhizobium diazoefficiens genome harbors these coding sequences:
- a CDS encoding TOMM precursor leader peptide-binding protein — MTVKRKSSTAKQTRKGILRFAPNFTAYLLPPNVVCLYSENRKFFLHGDLYCAVASAIGKNGKGAPEIIRQLSKRFPTAEIEEAIRRLLERRYVVSGASHTGAVDGYWASLGLPPEIAEENLRNWPVRVESIDVKGAGELSAALSKLGVHITKRSPRLVITLVNDYLERRLADVNGERVADGTPWLLVQPSGVFPLVGPVFKPGESACWTCLHDRMIRNREIKGFLDRGAAQAVAISPLVNDTVGQTAIHFAAVEIAKAIASGFRTDLNDHIASFDLTGAAIAKHYVAKRPQCSACGSKKLRNPRRAAAPIEIAAGQKLVMTSGGYRTVTSRATVARFRKHVSPLTGVVSRLERIEADLPMNTNFFAHHNFSAPAWNVDQLRSGLSGGSFGKGSTAEQGEASALMEAIERYSGIFQGDEIRAKRRFADFAPGDALLPNDVQFFSDLQFQNRHVPLPDDSHPVPEPFDPSTSTEWSPVWSLRDKRFKYLPTGLLYFFYGGFHTDSNGCAAGNTREEAIVQGFLELVERDAYAIWWYNRVRRAEIDLSQFEDSYVRDLQHQFADAGRRLWVLDITSDLGIPSYVAIMHWMQNGHENIEFGSGSHFDPRIALLRSLTELTQFMSIGMMGGGSGEKPSLDGVTPLRLDDHPFLIPDDNPLLPPAPDLEVHDNTRDQVNACVEIAVRAGYDFLVLDQTRPDVEVPVVRVLVPGLRHFYRRFGPGRLYDVPVKLGLLDRPRLESELTSFLPHT, encoded by the coding sequence ATGACAGTCAAGCGAAAGAGCAGCACTGCGAAGCAGACCCGCAAGGGCATTTTGCGCTTCGCGCCGAACTTCACCGCCTATCTGCTTCCTCCCAATGTGGTCTGTCTCTACTCCGAGAACCGCAAATTCTTCCTGCACGGCGATCTCTATTGCGCCGTGGCGAGTGCGATCGGAAAAAACGGCAAGGGTGCGCCGGAGATCATCCGGCAGCTTTCAAAGAGATTTCCGACAGCCGAGATCGAGGAAGCGATCAGGCGGTTGCTCGAGCGCCGCTACGTCGTCAGCGGCGCATCGCATACAGGCGCCGTTGACGGATATTGGGCCAGCCTCGGCCTGCCTCCCGAGATCGCCGAGGAAAACCTGCGCAACTGGCCGGTGCGGGTGGAATCGATCGACGTCAAAGGCGCGGGCGAGCTGAGCGCGGCGTTGAGCAAGCTCGGGGTTCACATCACCAAGCGATCGCCGAGGCTCGTCATCACGCTTGTGAACGACTACCTCGAGCGGCGGCTCGCTGACGTGAATGGGGAGCGCGTCGCCGACGGGACGCCCTGGCTGCTGGTTCAGCCGTCGGGCGTGTTTCCGCTGGTAGGACCTGTGTTCAAGCCGGGCGAGAGCGCCTGCTGGACCTGCCTGCACGATCGCATGATCCGCAATCGCGAGATCAAGGGATTTCTCGACCGCGGAGCGGCGCAAGCTGTCGCGATATCACCGCTGGTCAACGACACCGTCGGACAGACCGCGATCCACTTCGCGGCCGTTGAGATCGCGAAGGCGATCGCCTCCGGATTTCGCACTGATCTCAACGATCACATCGCAAGCTTCGACCTGACCGGGGCCGCCATCGCCAAGCATTACGTCGCGAAGCGCCCGCAATGTTCGGCCTGCGGCAGCAAGAAGCTGAGGAATCCGCGACGGGCCGCAGCGCCGATCGAAATTGCCGCGGGCCAAAAGCTCGTCATGACCAGCGGTGGATACCGCACCGTGACGTCGCGAGCCACCGTGGCGCGGTTTCGCAAGCACGTCAGTCCGCTGACCGGCGTGGTGTCGCGGCTCGAGCGGATCGAGGCCGATCTGCCGATGAACACCAATTTCTTTGCGCATCACAATTTCTCTGCGCCGGCCTGGAACGTCGATCAGCTCAGGTCCGGCCTGAGCGGCGGCAGCTTCGGCAAGGGCTCGACGGCCGAGCAGGGCGAGGCCAGTGCGCTGATGGAAGCGATCGAGCGCTACTCCGGCATTTTTCAGGGCGACGAGATCAGGGCGAAGCGCCGCTTTGCCGATTTCGCGCCCGGTGACGCGCTGCTTCCCAACGACGTCCAGTTCTTCAGCGATCTGCAGTTTCAAAACAGGCATGTCCCGCTGCCGGACGATTCCCATCCCGTCCCCGAGCCGTTCGATCCCTCGACCAGCACGGAGTGGTCGCCGGTCTGGTCGTTGCGTGACAAGCGCTTCAAATATCTTCCGACCGGCCTTTTGTATTTCTTCTATGGCGGCTTCCACACCGATTCCAACGGATGCGCGGCCGGCAACACCCGTGAGGAGGCCATCGTTCAAGGCTTCCTTGAGCTGGTCGAACGCGACGCCTACGCGATCTGGTGGTACAATCGCGTGCGGCGCGCTGAGATCGACCTTTCGCAATTCGAGGATTCCTATGTGCGCGATCTTCAACACCAGTTTGCCGATGCGGGCCGCCGGCTCTGGGTGCTCGACATTACCAGCGATCTCGGCATTCCCTCCTACGTCGCGATCATGCACTGGATGCAGAACGGACACGAAAATATCGAGTTCGGATCCGGCTCGCATTTCGATCCCCGCATCGCCCTGCTGCGGTCCCTCACCGAGCTGACCCAGTTCATGTCGATTGGCATGATGGGCGGCGGGAGCGGCGAGAAACCGTCGCTTGACGGTGTCACGCCGCTGCGGCTGGACGATCATCCGTTCCTGATCCCCGACGACAATCCGCTTCTCCCGCCGGCGCCAGATCTCGAGGTTCACGACAACACGCGCGACCAGGTCAATGCCTGCGTCGAGATCGCGGTCAGGGCGGGATACGATTTCCTGGTGCTCGACCAGACGCGGCCCGACGTCGAGGTCCCCGTCGTCAGAGTGCTCGTTCCGGGCTTGCGGCATTTCTACCGCCGCTTCGGGCCCGGCCGGCTTTACGACGTCCCGGTGAAGCTTGGACTGCTGGACCGCCCGCGACTGGAAAGCGAGCTGACGTCGTTCCTGCCACATACCTGA
- a CDS encoding SagB/ThcOx family dehydrogenase, with translation MQADGSIAAVSSDYSVSLGQFSAAAIARAGHLATALPLASLAGKSVVAKQVHGLVQRLARHGLLDYRLFSPRDAQDLVIIEPQIADYWPQRAKLSSGDTIVLSRFAYLRRRGNEMVLESPRAGALFRICDPAIAATLAALSRPQKISRLRSQGASLNLDLLGLLLDSEMLIKLGANGADGGGVTEGDRNLVLWDFHDLVFHTRSTEGRHVNPVGGAYLHARAVPPLPAVRPRWPGKTIALGKLGAPEPKSPFAKLLRERHSTRDFDDRHPITLPELAQFLDTTARVLSEWKGEADFDGGLEVSYSSRPYPAAGSAYELELYLAVSNCEGLARGLYHYDAGGHALVAIDASANQLQALSMAAAFAMGASAPPQILITIAARFGRISWKYSSIAYSLILKDVGCLIQTFYLAATDMDLGGCAIGTGNIDLFAKTTGLEFHVEGAVGQFALGRGRKTGSSSQ, from the coding sequence ATGCAGGCCGACGGAAGCATTGCCGCTGTCTCCAGCGATTATTCGGTCAGCCTCGGACAATTCAGCGCGGCGGCGATTGCCCGGGCCGGGCATCTCGCGACCGCCCTTCCGCTCGCATCGCTTGCTGGCAAGAGCGTGGTCGCGAAGCAGGTTCATGGTCTGGTGCAGCGGCTGGCGCGGCACGGGCTTCTCGACTACCGCCTGTTCTCTCCCCGCGATGCGCAAGACCTGGTGATCATCGAACCGCAGATCGCCGACTACTGGCCGCAACGCGCCAAGCTATCGAGCGGCGATACGATCGTGTTGTCGCGCTTTGCCTATCTGCGCCGGCGCGGCAATGAGATGGTGCTGGAATCGCCGCGCGCCGGCGCACTGTTCCGGATTTGCGATCCCGCCATCGCCGCCACGCTGGCCGCCCTCTCGCGGCCGCAAAAGATCAGCAGGCTTCGCAGTCAAGGCGCCTCCCTGAACCTCGACCTGCTCGGCTTGCTGCTCGACAGCGAGATGCTGATCAAGCTCGGTGCGAATGGCGCAGACGGCGGTGGGGTGACCGAAGGCGACCGCAATCTCGTGCTCTGGGATTTCCACGATCTCGTGTTTCACACCCGCAGCACGGAGGGCCGGCACGTCAATCCGGTTGGCGGCGCTTACCTCCATGCGCGGGCTGTTCCGCCGCTGCCCGCGGTGCGCCCGCGCTGGCCCGGCAAGACGATCGCGCTGGGCAAACTCGGCGCGCCCGAGCCGAAATCGCCCTTCGCAAAACTGTTGCGCGAGCGTCATTCGACACGGGATTTCGACGACCGGCATCCGATCACCCTTCCCGAGCTCGCGCAGTTTCTCGACACGACCGCCCGCGTGCTGTCGGAATGGAAGGGCGAGGCAGATTTCGACGGTGGCCTTGAGGTCAGCTACAGCTCGAGACCTTATCCGGCGGCAGGCAGCGCGTATGAGCTTGAGTTGTACCTGGCGGTGTCGAACTGCGAGGGGCTGGCGCGTGGGCTTTATCACTACGATGCCGGCGGCCATGCGCTGGTCGCGATCGACGCCTCCGCAAATCAGCTCCAGGCGCTCTCAATGGCCGCCGCGTTTGCCATGGGTGCATCCGCTCCGCCGCAAATCCTGATCACGATCGCCGCGCGCTTCGGGCGGATCTCCTGGAAGTACTCCTCGATCGCGTATTCGCTGATCCTGAAGGATGTCGGCTGCCTGATCCAGACATTCTATCTGGCCGCAACCGATATGGACCTCGGCGGCTGCGCCATCGGCACCGGCAACATCGATCTGTTTGCGAAAACGACGGGACTCGAATTCCACGTCGAGGGCGCAGTCGGCCAATTCGCGCTTGGGCGCGGGAGGAAGACGGGGAGCTCCAGCCAGTGA
- a CDS encoding LacI family DNA-binding transcriptional regulator encodes MPEDVSLATVAARAGVSVSTVSRIVNGEMRRASPATVARVLGAIEAVGYRPNPVGRALKSGQSQLVAMIAANLDNPAMATIASSTEAALREAGYVMVLCDTHDRPELQDEYLYAMRAQMVRGYVLVAAVPSPGLSELSASGAPAVFVNRRNPTGAGPFVGIDDCAAGATVADYFADLGRRAPAVVFPLLSSSASRDRVSGFLARLRQRGWSDEAIIRAGGEGGSHLQIGYDAGARIFAGRDTPDAILCVSDQIAYGVNRRALERGLKIPGDCDLVSIDGTPLNQWVAPWLKSIEIPYAVYGAEIVAGLQLIWRGEPFGQRLLPYKFG; translated from the coding sequence ATGCCGGAAGACGTCTCACTTGCTACAGTCGCCGCCAGGGCCGGCGTCTCGGTTTCGACCGTCTCGCGGATCGTCAACGGTGAGATGCGCCGCGCCTCCCCAGCTACGGTGGCGCGGGTGCTCGGTGCGATCGAGGCAGTAGGCTACCGGCCAAACCCGGTGGGACGGGCGCTCAAGAGCGGCCAAAGCCAGCTTGTTGCGATGATCGCGGCCAATCTCGACAATCCGGCCATGGCGACGATCGCAAGCTCCACCGAGGCCGCACTGCGCGAGGCCGGCTACGTGATGGTCCTGTGCGATACGCACGACCGCCCCGAACTTCAGGACGAATATCTCTACGCGATGCGGGCTCAGATGGTGCGTGGCTATGTCCTCGTCGCGGCGGTGCCCAGCCCCGGGTTAAGTGAGCTTTCCGCGTCCGGCGCGCCGGCGGTGTTCGTGAACCGCCGGAATCCGACCGGCGCCGGCCCGTTCGTCGGAATCGACGATTGCGCGGCGGGTGCGACCGTCGCCGACTATTTCGCCGATCTCGGACGGCGAGCCCCGGCCGTTGTTTTTCCCCTGCTGAGCTCGTCTGCATCGCGGGACCGCGTGTCAGGCTTTCTGGCCCGACTGCGGCAGCGTGGATGGTCCGACGAGGCGATCATCCGGGCCGGCGGGGAAGGAGGATCGCATCTCCAGATCGGCTATGATGCCGGCGCGCGAATTTTCGCCGGCCGCGACACGCCGGACGCCATTCTCTGTGTGAGCGACCAAATCGCCTACGGCGTGAACCGGCGCGCGCTCGAGCGCGGCCTGAAAATCCCCGGCGATTGCGATCTGGTCAGCATCGACGGCACGCCGCTCAACCAGTGGGTCGCACCCTGGTTGAAGTCGATCGAAATTCCTTACGCCGTCTACGGGGCGGAGATCGTCGCGGGCCTGCAATTGATCTGGCGAGGCGAACCCTTTGGCCAACGCCTGCTTCCCTACAAGTTCGGCTGA
- a CDS encoding ABC transporter substrate-binding protein, whose product MDADTEGNTCARGSVEERARGAYLARSDWTGEHGGKMIARAVKPVIASLVLSLLSAAVFGGPASAETTVLRMAWYSDGNEGEVMADLLRRFHDQNKDIDVVLDQVPYKAINENLPVQLASGQGPDMARIVDMGGLSRYALDMRPYLKDPGYWETNFGPFLEWMRPAGDPQAIPGFMTQLTVTGPFVNKTLFEQAGVAIPGEKSTWEDWAKAVKEVAGKVQAPFPLALDRSGHRFYALAVSQGTKVFDANGEPDVVDEGFKRAAQLVYDWHKSGVMSKELWGSVSGTAYRGANDEFKNAQVVMYLSGSWQTAQFAKTVDNAFDWVAVPNPCGPGGCSSMPGGAGLVAFKQTQHPREVARLMEYLASEPVLAEFYARSLFVPGHLGLAKKGIDYPTASPEAAAALKVFTASAAQISPLAYRTQGYINSRIIFNAVISRLGQAVSGETMLEDAYKRITADVAQQIAERNKK is encoded by the coding sequence GTGGATGCTGATACGGAAGGAAACACCTGCGCCAGAGGATCCGTCGAAGAACGGGCCCGCGGCGCCTATCTCGCGCGGTCCGACTGGACCGGCGAGCACGGAGGAAAAATGATCGCGCGCGCCGTCAAGCCCGTTATCGCATCTCTTGTGCTGTCCCTTCTGTCCGCCGCCGTTTTCGGCGGCCCGGCGTCGGCCGAGACGACAGTGCTCCGCATGGCCTGGTACTCGGACGGCAACGAGGGCGAGGTGATGGCCGACCTGCTGCGGCGATTTCACGACCAGAACAAGGACATCGACGTCGTTCTCGATCAGGTGCCCTACAAGGCGATCAACGAGAATCTGCCCGTGCAACTCGCCTCCGGCCAGGGTCCCGACATGGCGCGTATCGTCGATATGGGCGGCCTGTCGCGCTACGCGCTCGATATGCGCCCCTATCTGAAGGACCCCGGCTACTGGGAAACGAACTTCGGCCCCTTCCTCGAATGGATGCGCCCGGCGGGAGACCCGCAGGCCATTCCGGGCTTCATGACCCAGCTCACCGTCACCGGCCCCTTCGTCAACAAGACCCTGTTCGAGCAGGCCGGGGTCGCGATACCCGGCGAGAAGTCGACCTGGGAGGACTGGGCGAAGGCGGTGAAGGAGGTTGCGGGCAAGGTCCAGGCGCCGTTCCCGCTCGCGCTCGACCGCTCGGGCCATCGCTTCTATGCGCTTGCCGTGTCGCAAGGCACAAAGGTCTTCGACGCGAACGGCGAGCCTGATGTCGTGGACGAGGGCTTCAAGCGCGCGGCGCAGCTCGTCTACGACTGGCACAAGTCCGGCGTCATGTCGAAGGAGCTGTGGGGCTCGGTCTCCGGCACGGCCTATCGCGGCGCCAACGACGAGTTCAAGAACGCGCAGGTCGTGATGTACCTGTCCGGATCGTGGCAGACCGCTCAGTTCGCCAAGACCGTGGACAACGCCTTCGACTGGGTCGCGGTCCCCAATCCCTGCGGACCGGGCGGGTGCAGCAGCATGCCGGGCGGCGCCGGTCTCGTGGCTTTCAAGCAGACCCAGCATCCCAGGGAAGTCGCGCGGCTGATGGAATATCTCGCGAGCGAACCCGTGCTGGCGGAGTTCTATGCGCGCTCGCTGTTCGTGCCCGGCCACCTCGGTCTGGCGAAGAAAGGCATCGACTATCCGACGGCCAGCCCCGAAGCCGCCGCGGCGCTGAAGGTCTTCACCGCAAGCGCGGCCCAGATTTCGCCGCTCGCTTACCGGACCCAGGGCTACATCAACAGCCGGATCATCTTCAACGCCGTCATCAGCCGGCTCGGGCAGGCGGTCTCCGGTGAAACGATGCTTGAAGACGCCTACAAGCGCATCACCGCGGACGTCGCGCAGCAGATCGCCGAGCGCAACAAGAAGTGA